One window from the genome of [Clostridium] celerecrescens 18A encodes:
- a CDS encoding peptide ABC transporter substrate-binding protein, producing MKKMALVLAAVLASGMILTACGGSGKSGTAGNETQKTEAEGNTAGGLDLAVQIGPDPETIDPALNSSADAANMILHAFETLLTFDKDNNIIPGQAETYDVSDDGLTYTFHLREGLKWSDGSELTSEDFVYSWKRLADPATAAPYAADMLSMVKGYDEATAGNVDALAVSAPDAKTFVVELASPCVYFDKITTHASMAPVKKDVVEAKGDQWSLTPDSYISNGPLKMIEWVPGSHITFAKNENYWAGDTVTLNTLKFVLMEDSNAAYSAYQTGEVSMIKDVPTDEIPSLEGTPDYHLDPRMATSYTIFNVNKAPFDNALVRRALSLATDREYVASTVMAGTVLPATNFVGPGISDVEGGSSFEEVTRKNNGGDYFNVDNYEEDLIKAKELLAEAGYPDGKGFPVIEYMTNDAGYNKAIAEYLQSAWSELGIRMDIKIVEWSTFAPTRRAGDFQIARGGWVYDYDDPSNMLNLFTTESGNNDGKYSNPEVDSLLKQARDTADKTEHYEKLHAAEKLIMEDAAVAPLVYSSDFYLQKPELKGTWHSPYGFWFFTHATME from the coding sequence ATGAAGAAAATGGCGCTTGTATTAGCGGCAGTCCTTGCTTCAGGGATGATCCTGACAGCATGCGGGGGTTCCGGAAAATCCGGTACGGCCGGCAATGAAACACAAAAAACAGAAGCAGAAGGAAATACTGCAGGGGGTCTTGATCTGGCAGTTCAGATTGGTCCGGATCCGGAAACCATTGACCCTGCCTTAAATTCATCAGCTGATGCAGCCAATATGATCCTGCATGCGTTTGAGACACTTTTGACCTTTGATAAGGATAATAATATTATTCCCGGACAGGCAGAAACCTATGATGTGAGTGATGACGGACTCACTTATACCTTTCATTTAAGGGAGGGTTTGAAATGGAGCGATGGCTCTGAGCTTACATCAGAAGACTTTGTATATTCCTGGAAGCGTCTGGCAGATCCTGCAACAGCAGCCCCTTATGCAGCAGACATGCTTTCTATGGTAAAAGGTTATGATGAGGCAACAGCAGGAAATGTTGATGCCCTGGCTGTATCCGCACCTGATGCGAAAACCTTTGTAGTAGAGCTTGCGTCTCCCTGCGTTTATTTTGACAAAATTACGACCCATGCCAGCATGGCTCCTGTAAAAAAGGATGTAGTTGAGGCAAAGGGTGACCAGTGGTCCTTAACTCCTGATTCTTATATATCCAACGGACCGTTAAAGATGATCGAATGGGTACCAGGTTCCCATATCACCTTTGCAAAGAATGAAAATTACTGGGCCGGAGATACTGTGACCTTAAATACCTTAAAATTTGTCCTTATGGAAGATTCCAACGCAGCTTACAGTGCATATCAGACAGGAGAAGTTTCCATGATCAAGGATGTTCCTACTGACGAGATCCCAAGCCTTGAGGGCACGCCTGATTACCACCTGGATCCACGTATGGCGACTTCCTATACGATTTTCAACGTTAACAAAGCGCCTTTTGACAATGCGCTGGTACGCCGTGCATTGTCCCTTGCAACGGACCGGGAATATGTTGCCAGTACCGTAATGGCTGGAACCGTTTTACCGGCTACCAACTTCGTTGGCCCTGGTATTTCTGATGTGGAAGGTGGTTCTTCCTTTGAAGAAGTAACAAGAAAAAACAATGGCGGTGATTACTTTAATGTAGACAATTACGAAGAAGATCTTATAAAGGCTAAAGAACTTCTGGCAGAAGCAGGCTATCCGGACGGAAAAGGATTCCCGGTGATCGAATATATGACCAATGATGCCGGTTACAATAAGGCCATTGCAGAATATTTACAGAGCGCCTGGAGCGAACTGGGTATCAGAATGGATATTAAGATTGTTGAATGGTCTACCTTCGCACCAACCCGACGTGCTGGTGATTTCCAGATTGCCCGCGGAGGCTGGGTATATGATTATGATGATCCTTCCAATATGCTGAACTTATTCACGACTGAAAGCGGAAACAACGACGGAAAGTATTCCAATCCTGAGGTGGACAGCTTATTAAAGCAGGCCCGTGATACAGCTGATAAGACAGAGCATTATGAGAAGCTTCATGCAGCAGAAAAGCTGATCATGGAAGATGCAGCGGTTGCTCCGCTTGTATACTCCAGCGATTTCTATCTGCAGAAGCCGGAATTAAAGGGTACATGGCATTCTCCATATGGCTTCTGGTTCTTTACCCATGCTACCATGGAATAA